The following proteins come from a genomic window of Natrinema saccharevitans:
- a CDS encoding ABC transporter ATP-binding protein, producing MARLELSNLHAEVAEGDEQILEGVDLEVQSGEIHALMGPNGSGKSTTAKVIAGHPAYEVTEGEVLLHLEDDEFGEDIEIDEDQRTWNLLDLEPNERAALGIFLGFQYPAEIEGVTMTNFLRTALNAKIEEREELFEDEEDEAEEEDDGFESSPMEGPADEGEVGVAEFQGILQEKMEQLDMDEKFAQRYLNAGFSGGEKKQNEVLQAAILEPSVAVLDEIDSGLDIDRLQDVSSGINALRDEQGTGILQITHYQRILDYVEPDHVHVMLDGQIAKSGGPELAEKLEDKGYDWVREDVYGTA from the coding sequence ATGGCACGTCTCGAACTATCCAACCTGCACGCGGAAGTAGCGGAGGGCGACGAGCAGATTCTCGAGGGGGTCGACCTCGAGGTCCAGTCGGGCGAGATCCACGCCCTGATGGGCCCGAACGGCTCCGGGAAGTCGACGACCGCGAAGGTCATCGCCGGACACCCCGCCTACGAGGTCACCGAGGGCGAGGTTCTCCTCCACCTCGAGGACGACGAGTTCGGCGAGGACATCGAGATCGACGAGGACCAGCGCACCTGGAACCTGCTCGACCTCGAGCCCAACGAGCGTGCCGCGCTCGGTATCTTCCTCGGCTTCCAGTATCCGGCCGAGATCGAGGGCGTCACGATGACGAACTTCCTCCGAACGGCGCTGAACGCCAAGATCGAGGAGCGCGAGGAACTCTTCGAGGACGAGGAAGACGAAGCCGAGGAGGAAGACGACGGCTTCGAATCGTCGCCGATGGAAGGTCCCGCGGACGAGGGCGAGGTCGGCGTCGCCGAGTTTCAGGGGATCCTCCAGGAGAAGATGGAGCAGTTGGATATGGACGAGAAGTTCGCCCAGCGCTATCTCAACGCCGGCTTCTCCGGCGGCGAGAAGAAGCAAAACGAAGTGCTACAGGCCGCCATCCTCGAGCCCTCGGTCGCCGTCCTCGACGAGATCGACTCCGGGCTCGACATCGACCGCCTGCAGGACGTCTCCAGCGGGATCAACGCCCTGCGGGACGAGCAGGGCACCGGCATCCTGCAGATCACCCACTACCAGCGCATCCTCGACTACGTCGAGCCGGATCACGTCCACGTGATGCTCGACGGCCAGATCGCCAAGAGCGGCGGTCCCGAACTCGCCGAGAAACTCGAGGACAAGGGGTACGACTGGGTCCGAGAGGACGTCTACGGCACTGCGTAA
- the sufB gene encoding Fe-S cluster assembly protein SufB: MSSDQDHLQETDTEARFEFKKEENAAVKSDKGLTEEIIRMISEDKDEPDWMLERRLRALEQYQNMPMPSGWPGMPDLSELDVEEIIPYIRPDVDKREGVDDWTELPDEIKDTFDKLGIPEAEKNALSGVGAQYESEVVYQNMQEQWEEKGVIFCNMDKAVQEHPELVKEHFMTTCVPPSDNKFAALHGAVWSGGSFVYVPEGVTVEMPVQAYFRMNSEGMGQFEHTLIIAEEGSEVHYIEGCSAPKYGTHNLHSGGVEVFVGEDAHVQYSTVQNWSKNTFNLNTKRAICEANGTMEWVSGSMGSKATMLYPCTILKGRGSTDTHITIAFAGEGQDIDTGAKVYHNAPDTSSTIESKSISKDGGRTNYRGLVHIADGAENSSTAVECDALMFDNESTSDTMPYMEIEESKVDVAHEATVGKIGDEDIFYLQSRGLDDDDAKKMIVAGFIEPITEELPIEYAVELNRLIELEMEGSLG; this comes from the coding sequence ATGAGTTCCGATCAAGACCACCTACAAGAGACAGACACCGAGGCCCGGTTCGAGTTCAAGAAAGAGGAGAACGCCGCGGTCAAATCCGACAAGGGCCTGACCGAGGAGATCATCCGGATGATCTCCGAGGACAAAGACGAGCCCGACTGGATGCTCGAGCGCCGCCTGCGCGCCCTCGAGCAGTACCAGAACATGCCGATGCCCTCGGGCTGGCCCGGCATGCCCGACCTCTCCGAACTGGACGTCGAAGAGATCATTCCCTACATCCGCCCTGACGTCGACAAGCGCGAAGGCGTCGACGACTGGACGGAACTGCCCGACGAGATCAAAGACACCTTCGACAAGCTGGGCATTCCGGAAGCCGAGAAGAACGCCCTCTCGGGCGTCGGTGCCCAGTACGAGTCCGAGGTCGTCTACCAGAACATGCAAGAACAGTGGGAGGAAAAGGGTGTGATCTTCTGTAACATGGACAAGGCCGTCCAGGAACACCCCGAACTCGTCAAGGAACACTTCATGACGACCTGCGTGCCGCCGAGCGACAACAAGTTCGCGGCGCTTCACGGGGCCGTCTGGTCCGGCGGGTCGTTCGTCTACGTTCCCGAGGGCGTCACCGTCGAGATGCCCGTCCAGGCCTACTTCCGGATGAACTCGGAAGGGATGGGCCAGTTCGAGCACACCCTCATCATCGCCGAGGAGGGCTCGGAGGTCCACTACATCGAGGGCTGTTCCGCGCCGAAGTACGGCACCCACAACCTCCACAGCGGGGGAGTGGAAGTCTTCGTCGGCGAGGACGCCCACGTCCAGTACTCGACGGTCCAGAACTGGTCGAAGAACACGTTCAACCTCAACACCAAGCGCGCCATCTGCGAGGCAAACGGCACGATGGAGTGGGTCTCGGGCAGCATGGGATCGAAAGCGACCATGCTCTACCCGTGTACGATCCTCAAGGGTCGCGGCTCGACGGACACCCACATCACCATCGCCTTCGCGGGCGAGGGTCAGGACATCGACACCGGCGCGAAGGTCTACCACAACGCGCCCGACACGAGTTCGACCATCGAGTCCAAGTCGATCTCCAAGGACGGCGGCCGCACCAACTACCGCGGTCTCGTCCACATCGCCGACGGCGCCGAGAACTCCTCGACCGCCGTCGAGTGTGACGCCCTGATGTTCGACAACGAGTCCACCTCGGACACCATGCCCTACATGGAGATCGAGGAGTCGAAGGTCGACGTCGCCCACGAGGCGACCGTCGGCAAGATCGGTGACGAGGACATCTTCTACCTCCAGTCCCGCGGACTGGACGACGACGACGCCAAGAAGATGATCGTCGCCGGCTTCATCGAGCCGATCACGGAGGAACTGCCGATCGAGTACGCGGTCGAACTCAACCGCCTCATCGAACTCGAGATGGAGGGAAGCCTCGGATAA
- the sufD gene encoding Fe-S cluster assembly protein SufD produces the protein MSAGTQVHANLTEEQVREISDGLDEPDWLLETRLEALAALEDLEMPDVIRTPGRDWTNLHELDFESLVDPLNAAENKDQVGPEDAEVLPWSEAVADHEDLLQEHFGSIVDPQENYLTALSTALFSTGTVIYVPEGVDAEDVTVRTEQNSRSLFNYTLVITEESSSVTILERQSTGEEAAEQYYSGVVEVAAGENSYVQYGSLQNLSEDAYNFTVKRGVADTYATIDWIEGNLGTQLTKTEVSTTLSGDSSETQIVGAFYGHNDQHFDLDAKVWHRAEHTTADLVTRGITDDVARSVYEGVQDVGADAWDTSSYQRENTLMLSDESEADASPKLIINNHDTEASHSATVGQIDAEDLFYMTSRGVDPRSARNMLVEGFFVPVLEEIDVDELRDDLEELIGTRLRERE, from the coding sequence ATGAGCGCAGGAACACAGGTACACGCCAATCTGACGGAAGAACAGGTACGCGAGATCAGCGACGGACTCGACGAGCCCGACTGGCTCCTCGAGACTCGACTCGAGGCTCTCGCGGCCCTCGAAGACCTCGAGATGCCCGACGTCATCCGGACGCCGGGACGGGACTGGACGAACCTCCACGAACTGGACTTCGAGTCCCTGGTGGACCCGCTGAACGCGGCCGAGAACAAAGACCAGGTCGGTCCCGAGGACGCCGAGGTCCTGCCCTGGAGCGAGGCCGTCGCCGACCACGAGGACCTCCTACAGGAGCACTTCGGCAGTATCGTCGATCCCCAGGAGAACTACCTGACGGCGCTCTCGACGGCGCTTTTCAGCACCGGAACCGTCATCTACGTCCCCGAGGGCGTCGACGCCGAGGACGTCACCGTCCGGACCGAGCAGAACTCCCGCTCGCTGTTCAACTACACGCTCGTCATCACCGAGGAGTCCTCGTCGGTCACGATCCTCGAGCGCCAGTCGACCGGCGAAGAGGCTGCAGAGCAGTACTACAGCGGGGTCGTCGAAGTCGCCGCCGGCGAGAACAGCTACGTCCAGTACGGCAGCCTCCAGAACCTCTCGGAGGACGCCTACAACTTCACCGTCAAGCGCGGCGTCGCCGACACCTACGCTACCATCGACTGGATCGAGGGCAACCTCGGGACCCAGTTGACGAAGACGGAGGTCTCGACGACGCTCAGCGGCGACAGCTCCGAGACCCAGATCGTCGGTGCCTTCTACGGCCACAACGACCAGCACTTCGACCTCGACGCGAAGGTCTGGCACCGCGCCGAACACACGACGGCCGACCTCGTGACCCGGGGCATCACCGACGACGTCGCCCGCTCGGTCTACGAGGGCGTCCAGGACGTCGGCGCGGACGCGTGGGACACCAGCTCCTACCAGCGTGAAAACACGCTGATGCTGTCCGACGAGAGCGAGGCCGACGCCTCCCCGAAGCTGATCATCAACAACCACGACACCGAGGCCAGCCACTCGGCGACGGTCGGCCAGATCGACGCGGAGGACCTGTTCTACATGACCTCCCGCGGTGTCGACCCCCGATCGGCCCGGAACATGCTCGTCGAGGGCTTCTTCGTGCCCGTCTTGGAGGAAATCGACGTCGACGAACTCCGCGATGACCTCGAAGAACTGATCGGCACTCGTCTTCGCGAGCGAGAGTAG